A stretch of DNA from Pongo abelii isolate AG06213 chromosome 10, NHGRI_mPonAbe1-v2.0_pri, whole genome shotgun sequence:
GATAGCGGGGCTGCAGAATGGAATTTTCATATAGGTCAATGGACTCACTGTCACATGTGATCCAGGTCTCCTCCGAGGGGCTGGCCAGTCTCTTCTCCCATGGAGATGATGGGCACTGCCACAGCATGTCAGGTCCTTTTGGACACTGAACATTGTCCACCCACATGGGAATGGACATGGCCTTGTCTAAAGATGCAGGGTTGATTTTCCCTTTGTCTGCACAGCCCAGCTGCCTGCACACCACACCCACAGTGGTTTCAGACATGCTACTCCTGCCAACACTGCCCCAAGTTCCATTGTAAAAAACTTCCAGACGCCCTGCACAGGCCTCTTTGCTGGCTTCACTGGTCAGTCTCAGAGACATAAACTCTGCAGTGAAACATAGAATTAGTAGTTTTGCGTCTTTTAAGATTCAGAGACTCCTTCCCTTTACCTTGATGTAAGAATGGCTTTAGAAATAGGTACAATAGTACAATATGTCAGTTACTAATAATTCGTTAGTAACTTCTGGATGATTTCAtagatattattaaaatattttatttattctataaataCATTATAGTTTTTTGGTCTTAGGTTTTGGAATCAGAGACCGCTTTAGATTACCCTCAATAATTCTAATAGGCTTTTTTCAATTACGTAGTTTGGATTTTTCCcagaaaattctcttttttttgcaaCTGTCTTTGATAGTTAAAATTGTTAGACACTCAGGCACTAAAATCAATGTTTTGTGTACATCTCTTAAAATGACATAGTTCATTTGCTGACACTTCACAGTTTTGCTGTGCATGTCTTCTACCAGATTTATGTcattaaaataggaataaatcaCTTCTGAGATACAGAGTTTTTCACTTCCTTAAGTTACTGAATCATAGTTCTGTTCCCCCCAATATATATGAaatagtacatttttaaatttcagaatgtTTTCTAAAACTCACCATGTATACAAAGCAGTATGAGGGCAGTAACcccatgctaatttttgtttctatgacAAGTAAGTCTCATTTATCTGCCATGAAAAATTGCTTGGGCATagtaattatctttttttctgtagaatGATGCAACATATGTATTTCTTCTTGTCCCTTTAAATCTACTTCTTTATTAATACTGTAATTATTAAGTGTTGGTATTGGATCACTATCTAATATCCAGccccaaatatatttattaaaaaccttCATTATTAACTTTgttgccattttcatgatatataAGACAATTTCTGGTCTTTTCTCTTTACAATGTTGCACTACCTTGCTCATGAAGTACCACTAGCACATCAAACCCAGACTTCTGTTGTCCTGACTCCCACAATAGTTCCTTTTGGATCTACTTTTCAGGAAAATCTTTAAGATTAATACCCCTCACTACCCTTCCTCAGTCCTTTCTCTATGTAATTATGACCACAGGTAATATGCATAATTTACCCGAGCAGATAACTCCTGCATCCTCCTTGTGCCTGCAATTTTGCTGCCCCCAGCCATGTGAATGGCACTGCCAAATGCGggattcttttccattgcatttcacctcATCCAGCCAGATAGGCCCTGTTCCTTCCCCAAAATGAGCAGAACCAGTGGCATTAATGGCCTCTCCACAGCCCAACTGTCTGCAAACCACGTGGGCATCACTCAGGTCCCAGCTATCATCACAGATGGTGCCCCAGGAGCCCTCATGATAGACCTCTACTCTCCCAGCACAGCGACCTCCTCCATTTACCAGGCGAAGTTGACCACTCTctgcaaagagaaatgaaaatattaataatgagcATTCCacttgttattaatattttcatagatTTGTCACAGAGGCTTACCTATGCAGGCCACAGCACTTTCTTCTGGAATGGTAGGCCTTGTTGGGCCCAAAGATGATGAATTGCATGAGGACAGTGTTTGGGACTGGTTTCCTGCAAACACCAAAGTACTCAGTCATACAAGATACAAAAGGTTAGGGGAGTCAGATGAAATGTTATATGGATGAGTTGAGGACAAACATAGCttagagagagaggggaaggtggATGGTCAACAAGTTTGAAATAAATCAGGTGCTTTGAGAtgggcttggcacatagtaagcactggATAACTATGAAGTCCATCAAAATTAGGTTTGCTCACCCTCTGAAAAGACAAATGAGGTTAATATTTTGAAGCATGAATTAGAATTCATTCTTCTCATGACCCTTCAAAATGGATCATTGCGTTTCACTTTTGTTCTTCATCCCTATGTACACCTTCTCTTAAGACCCATCACTGGCTGCCCCTCATCCTCTTACCTGAGCAGATTACAGAGGCCACTTGCTCTGAAGGACATAATGAAGCACCTAGAGCAGTTACAGGACAATCTCCCATGTGCTGCTCAGTCCCAGTGCAGTGAAACATATGCCTCCAGACCTgaccatttccttttccaaaatgtgcTCCTCCTGGGGTAGAAAGGGCAACTCCACATTTAAGCTGCTGGCAAAGAACATGGGCATCTTCTATGTCCCAGTGAGAGTTGCAGAGGGATCCCCAGGCACCAAGCGTTTTGAGCTCCACTCTGCCCTCACATGGGGTCTTGCCATTCACCAAGCGAATTTCCGTGTATCCTGGAAGGAGACAGGGCTTTAGAAAAAGACAGCTATGACTCCCTAACCCTGTCCCTTTCACAGTATGAGAATCAATTAAAGATGTTTTCTGGGTCTTACTTGAGCAGACTACTCCAACATCCCTGCTGTGGCTACAAGTTCCTTCTGGGCGGGGTGCTACCGGGCAGAGTGAAAGATGGGACTCATGTCCCTCACACTGGAATTCTTCAGCCCAGATCTGTCCATTTCCCTCTCCAAAGTGAGCTCCCCCCAGGATAGAGACAACTGTGCCACACTGTAATTCCCTGCATAGAACGCTGGCAGCTTCCAGAGAGAAGTCCGAATCACAGACGGAGCCCCACGTGTCACCATGCTTCACTTCAACACGTCCAGAACAGGGAATGTCCCCTCCAACCAGTCTGGGTTCCCTGTGggctgaaaaataaatattatttcagtgAGAGATAATATGATTTCCAGATTTCCATTCATGATGAGGGTGAAGAAGgcggtgtggagtgggaaatggaGACCAGGGTGCTCAGTGATTTCCTACACTTGTTTGTCTTGGCTTTTCTGCCTCGAGTTGGGTATGGATAAATCTAGACCTCCCTATTTCTAGCTGAACTCATCCATCTGAGAGAATTCTGGGTCTTCACCTTGTGCAGCCAACCATCCCCAAAGGCAAATAACTCTGTTCTTCCAACATTTTGCTTACTTTACTCATAATAACATTAGAGACCACAAACAATGTGTATCTACTATCACTGTCTCTTAGTCTTGCACTCATTCCTCCATGTACTGCAATCCGGGGTCTGCTCAACCTTTTCGAATTGTTCTATGTAAAGCTTTTCAATATACTTCTAATTTTCAAATGAACATCAGACTTCTTCCTTTTGACGTCTATTACATTTGGTATACGTGACCCTTCTTTGTCCCATTTTCTCCTCCATTCTTTCTGACAGTGCtttatcaaaacatttcatgtattCCTTGAGTCAAGTTTCTGTCCGTAACCTTCCCATCTGCTCAATGGACATGTCTCAACTgctaataaatgtattttcatccatacttttttctttaattttagatCCACAAACGTATCTGCTTAGACatgtagaacttaaagtattcAAAGTTGAATGAATTATTGTATGACAAGCCCACTATATTCTTTACTTAATTAATGATATACAGGCCAAATTAGAATCACCTAAAATTGAACCACTTTATCTCACcacaaataatgataataatgatagcaGTGAATATTAAGTGAGcgtctattatatatatatggcattccAATAAGCATTTAacaaacattatttcattcaatcctTAAAATTGCCTTAGGAGATAATTGTTAATATCATTCTGATTTTACAGACAGGGAATCTGAAACATAGAGAGGTGAGGTGTAGTAATTTGCTAAGGTCACACAAGAAGTTACTACAGAATTAGTAAGAGAACAGAATTTGAAGCCAGACAGTATATTCCAGAGCCTAGAATGTTGACTCTCATGATACATTGAACATGTAGAAAACCACCATATCTGTTGGTCCTCCAGCATATTTCTTCTTCTGCATATTTGTTGCTATTGCCATAAAGTGATTTGTCATCATCTGTCATGCAGACCTCTACGATAGCTTCATAAATTGTTTCCTTGCTTCTTTTTTCCAAGAAATTTATGCCAcgattataaatatattaataaatttcaaatattttcatgtgATGTTTTTTCTTTAGATAACTTAACGCTTCCCTAAAATTTATGCAATGATCCCTTACATAATTTCTTATAATATCTGTAATAATCATGTATGCAGTAATTAATCCAAAAGTATCAATGTAACGACCTATAACGTAACAACCTGTAATGTTGTCTGACTCTATTTTAGGCATTTGATGATGGATGGGTTAAAAAGGCTGCCACAGAGTTCAGTCTGTCAGTGAAGATAgataatactaaaaataataatcataatcatattAGCTAACATGTATTTATAGCTCACTGTGTAATTCCTGTGAGGTAGGCCCTATTACCACTCCCATTTTTCTTCTGAGCAAACTGCAGCACAAACAGTTTTCATAGATTCCCTAATTTCGTCCAGCTATTAAAATTAAGGAGAGGTGATAAACACTAATTCTTTAGTACACTTTAAAATAGTATGCTGTTACCTTAAAAGCTTTAATATCTATTACTTTATCAACCTAATTTGATGCTCCAGCCTAAAGATGCTTGGGCATGCCATAATTTTCATGCTTCTGTGCCTCTGTAGAAACTTTTCTCTCTACTTAAAATGTATTTCCCTACCTTATATACCTAGGAAAAGGCTACTTCTTTTCAAGGCTGTTCAATTTCTCACTAACAGCCTTCTCCTCCGTGAACACAGTTCACTACaaggtatacatattttaatagtgATGAATccaaaaatagaaatatgtattAGACATAAAACTAACAAATAAAGGAGTCATTCACTCTGTTTTAGACTATGTAGGAGAGAATACCATAGATCTAAACTGGATCTTGAAAAAAGATGAGGAGTTTGCCAAATACACAGTGTGTGAAACAATCTTTAAGGAATATGGTCATGAAATAGCATGGTGTCATTGAAGAATTATAAGTAACTTACTGTAGCTGAAAtttaaaatctaaagaaaaaacaCACCAGAAATAATAAATGGAATTTATATTATGAAGATGCTCTTTGTCAAGTTAAGAAACACAATCATCAAGATAAGTGAGTTTCTTTGAAAATACTCAGAGGCAATATAAAGTACTTAAGAGATACAAACTATTTTCTTAACTTGTTctttaaaagagataaagaaaatgcagttgaAAATTAGACCTTCTGAAGGTCTTAAGTCCTTTATAAATATCTGCTATCAAATATCAACAATTTTTGTAATCTCTTGATGTTACTATCACGATGATATAGATACACCATCAGCCCTTGCCAATCTGCATACTCTGATTTTCTTTCATCTCTCATAAACCTTTCACTTGATACTAAAATGTCttagaaaatgtttcaaatatgaCCATATTCTGTACTACAGCAATACAGAATACATCAACATGTCAAAATTTCACCCATTATCCATTAAATCTGCACAAAGCAAATTCCTATCCAAATTTGAGATGAAAAACATGTTGCTTTCTAAACATAGCTCAAAGTTTAAAGCAAATAACACCTCTACAATACAAATAATTAATGACCCTTGAGTGGGATGGTCTTTCACTTCTTCTTTTTGAATCTCTATTCAAGCATGAAATTTCTCTAAGATATCATTAACTAGTATTCATATGATCCCAACCTCTTTTGGACAGCCCTAAATCTTTAAGTAAAGGCAGTCTCCTAGATCAAGCCAAATTCTGGTTTCTTGTAACTTCTTACTCTTTCATTTGGATCCATCTtgaacaaaataaaccaaaagaaaaccagtgaaaaacaaacaaacaaacaaaaatattttcttttccattgtgaAAACTCATTAAGCAATTGAGAAAAAGTCCCTTCTATAAGTATCCACTTGTTTTCTTTGTCCTAACATATTTGAGTCAGGGCAGAGGACAAATTCTCCCACTCAGAAAGTGACTTGGAGACTCCATCCTCAGCCTTTATTTCGTGAATCTGCTAGTAACATGTTGATCTATCCTATGGGTCGCTTTGCTTACATCATTATTCTTTAGACATGGATAGAATATTGGAAATTTATCCCTTTAACGGATTTTTTCTGCTAAGTCTCTGACTGTGTTTTTACATAAAAGCCATTAAGTAAATTTTTGCACCTGGATTTAGCGCCATTGATCAACAACTTCAGTTTTCCCCTGGCATAAGTAACtgaatctgtttttctttctttctctagaaAAATGAATAGATCTACAAAGAGCTTTAACATAATTAGAGACATAATTAACTAGAATTACTTCCTTtagtgataaataaaatatacaattatgatttAAAGAAGCATTAATGTATTTTCAACATTTAAGGCTTTTCAGACTCTGAAGAAGTATAGATCATCATAATCTCAGAATTATTTCTCCATCCTAAGTTAAAATACAGCATAGCAATATTCTCAAGAAAATCACTTCAGAAAAGTTTTCTTTGTGATATTCAAACATGAAATGCATTACtatctaaaataataaagctgagtcataatcattaataaaatgagttgtgacattttaaaatttcctattttcccttttcttatctCTGTAAATCCCAGAAATAGGCTGTACTTTCTTATATCCAACCACACATGATTTGCTGAGGCGGCCACAGAGGCAGCCACAGAATGGTGATTTTCCTGAGAATATTGTTATACATGTTTTCTGCATCCTCCCATAGATCTATGAACATAAGAGTTTGTCATATTTTACCTATCCTGTTACCACTACCTGTGGACAGTGTTAATTGATTTCTAGGAAATGCCAAGACTTATTTTAGCACTAATTTCACAGAGTCATTTATTTCCAAGGTTTATATAACagtaaataaactaataaaatatattgaattaaaaaaaaatacagcatagCTCAAATGAACTGTTTCTTAAGGTCAGATGTCCTCTACAGTACATACACAGACATCACAAACAAAATGTCTGAGAGTCAAAGTAATTTTGTGACCAAAATTTCCTAGACCTTTTTCTGTCAACAATTTATCTTCAATTGTTTCCAATTCTCCTGCTTAGTTGAATTCTTCTGGTTCTTTTCAGCTATATAGCCCTGTGCTATATAAAAGTTAAAGAATTTAAAGATGATCAAATTCGTAGCTTGAATCTGGCAGGCACAGAGACAGCATGCCCATTATTGAAAGAGACAGCATGTCATCATTGACAGAGACAGTATGTCATCATTGAAAGTATCAAGTAATCAAGAAACAAAAGTACAAACTATATTACTAACAAAACATGTAAAAAGCTAAAAACCGAGGCCCCCAACATAAGTAGAAGAACTTCCAAAACCTACAGAAATATAACAAAAGAGTttgtaaaaggaaacaaaaagtgcACATGGCAAATAGCAAACAAAAATACGCTCTGTGAAGTATAGAGCCCATCTTAAGCTGCAAATTTATGTTATTCATGATTTCTATTATACACATCTGAATAGAATCGTGAATAATTTAGAACATGTTACCATAAGTAAGGTATTCTAGTAATACAATCTAAAATATgggtgtagttgaatggagttgatGGGCAGAATGCATTAATGACTCAGGTATGAGAGGCTAAAAACCCAATGAGTCTTACACATGGTAAAATATTTGGGTAAGCCTCACTTTGAAAAGAAAACCATGTGCTCACTGATGCTTAAAATATGCAGAATTTATTGGGCAAAGTACAagaaacaaaactacaaaaaaatcagaatatttgcATGACGTGGATTCTCCTTGCCACTTTTAGCATTTACAAGAAAGATGAATTCAGACTACAAGCAGTCAGAATGCAAGcagaaatggaaggagaaatatCAGTTTTATAAGGAGGTATGGTCTGCCTGCAGGTGTTGTATATTGTTAATCAAGAGTCCTATAATTTGGAATTGAAGAATTGAAGAAAAACTCTAAGTATCCTGTCCCCCCAAACTGAGGTGGTGGCAAAACTGTAGCCTTGTCAGAAGATAAAATTGATACTCCAGATACAAAGGCAATGAGTCTACCAGCAAAGACGGAATTTAGGTCTTGTCCTTCCTCCCAAACCCACAGTTTCAAATGGCCTTAAGGCAGTGGTCAATAATTAAAGAGAAGGGCTGGTCACAGCATAGATCAAAGTATATTTATATGCTCTTGGACTACAGTTGCTTTCAGATGGCATTGGGTTATAAAGCAAGTAGACTAGAAGCTTAGTAACCTTGGAAAGAACTTTTTTGTTGAATTTGAGGGCAGCTGACATCAGCCCTTGATTAGTCAATCTTTAATCCAAAGGTCCCTAAACCAATATTAGCAGAAAGTGGGTTGTGAAAGGTGTGCTGTCCTTAGATAGAGATACTCTCCAAACCAAACTTGGATGTAACTGTGAAGAATAATGTGCCAGGAAGAACTGCCCTGAGAGCAACACTGAGGCCCATGAAGGACAGTGGACAGAAGACACCTTCTCAGAGGCCAGCACTTCGTCTACCAGATTGGCTTTCCAAGGAACTCACTGAGCTGCAGGGTGGCTCATCCTTCCTGTCCGGTAGGATTTGATACTTAATGCAGCAAatctattctggatgtttcttgGTGACAACAGAGACACCAAAACAGCCTTAAACTGCTTACCTATTTGactaattttaaatgagaaaaagtaaACACTGTCTTTCTTCAGTCActattatttgtttctcttttagaTACAGCAGAACTTAATGCTAATCAATGTAAAATacaattaataagaaaatatacaaaccattataaatttagaaggaaaatctataacctaaaatatttatattagtaaatcagaagaaataaaacttaagATTCAACTCAAGAAGTTAGGGGccaaaaagaaatcaaacttTAGGAAATCTGAAGAGAATTattagaaagaaaagtaaattttaatgaattagaaaggaaataaaagtaacattaattttttaaaatccaaacaatgatttttttaaaaaaattaggtaaaaGAATGGCTAATCTTGTCaggtaaaagaaattaaaagaataaatgaatacacatgGTAATAAATTATAAGAAATGTTATAGATATGGAAGTAATTTCAGACAGCTCTTTAAATACTGATGTGAAATTTGATCAAGAAATTTTACTAAGTGAATACTTAAGGTACAAAACAATTTATACAACATGCCACCATTTGGATAATGAAAGCAAATGATAGCTACATAtagatttgtttgtattttcttgtatttacatgaaatatctcaAATAATATATAACTATTCCAACCACATAAGTTGTCTGTGAGGAAAAGAATTGGATAGTAGTGGGGGAAGAgtttacacttttttattttgaagtttaaaCCATGTGATTATATTGCCTGGtccagaatatttttttaaaagtaacataGTAATTCAAATTTATATCTTAAATGATTGCCTTTTTTCAATTGGAGGATAATTTCCACTTAACTAGAGGTAAGCACCGTTTGTAACATCAGGGAAATGCCCCTCACTGCATGCCTAGGTTGGGAGGTATCTGGAGCCACATTGTTGGTTAGAGGACATGCAGCACGTacaagtttccactctgtgaggtcTCTACATGTTTAATGGTTTTCTTGTACACTGTGTTTTCTAAAGCCTTTTTGTTGCATGAGTAAAAGTTACATTTACTTTAGAGTTATTAAAAAAGCATCACTTTTCAACAAAGTTAGcatttgtataaatataattaGCATAAAATACTAAAGATTATCCACAAACCTAACCAGTTTACAACTCATTTTGAGCTTTttaaagaggttgcagtgaaatatTCAcaggttttcaaaaaaaaaaagaaaattctttcacAGTACAATAGAGGGAGCTGAAGGTTATGTCAGTTTATCTAacatggttattttttaaatcttttggtGACATCCTGTGAAAGAAATactgaattctattttttaaattttaatcctcCTTAATCTCTTATACCTCTATTGATCTAAAAATTACTCAAAAACCAAAGTGAGCAAAACCCAAACACTTCTATCTAAAGTGCAACATGAATTGTAAACTTATCTGACTCTCCCAGTAGAATCTGTGTAGATATTTTCTGGTTTCTTGAGAGTGATCTAGTCATAAGGACGAACGTTTCTTTTCAATTTCAAAGGTAGTACTGGAAATTTACACCCTTCTTCTTAACAAGTTGACTGGAAGTCATACCTGAGCAGGTAATTTTGGCTTCTTCATAGTGATCACAGGTAAGTCCACCCCATTGCCAGTTCTTGCAGTCCCAAAGAGAAGTTTCATTTCCGTTACAGCTACTTAGAAACAGCCATGTGTTTGTTGCCTGGATTTTGGAGTACACTTGATAGGATGTTTTGAGTGCAGATCCACATCCCAGCTGCCTGCAAACCACATCAGCTTCTTTCAGTCCCCAGCCTCTGTCACACACCTTCCCTAACAGTCTCTGAATCTCCACCTCAACTGTCCCAGCACAGCGGCTGCCTCCACCTCTAAGTCTTAGCTCCAGATCTGATCCATCTGCAAAAGAAACATAAACTTAAACCATCGATACATATGGAGGTTAGCTTCCAgaggattttttttgtcttttttcttctctgatactGATACACTGGAAATTATAGCTTacttatttcctgactttttaagaaaCAATAATATAGACCATAAATTTTTGTTAGAAATGGGACTGTAGTTTCAAGGGTTGATAAAAATTGTCAATGGCAGAAAGATATGAGCAATTCAGCTTTAAaagagattcctcaaaaagtgggcgaaggatatgaaaaGAAGGCTTTTATGcggacaacaaacatatgaaaaatagcttatcatcactggtcattagagaaatgcaaatcaaaaccacaatgagataccatctcattagaatggcaatcgttaaaaagtctggaaacaacagacgttggcaaggatgtggagaaataggaaagcttttacattgttggtgggagtgtaaattagttcaaccattatggaagacaatgtggtgattcctcaaggatctagaactagaaataccatttgacccagcaatcccattactgggtatatacccaaaggattataaatcattcttctataaagacacatgcacatgtatgtttactgcagcactatttacaatagcaaagacttggaaccaacccaaatgcccatcaataatagactggataaagaaaatgtggtacatatacaccatggaatactatgaagccttagaaaagaatgagtttatgtcctttgaagggacacagatgaagctagaaaccatcatcctcagcaaattaacacaagaacagaaaaccaaacaccgcatgttctgactcataactaggggttgaacaatgagaacacatggacacagggaggggaacatcacacactggggcctgtcagcgggtaaggggaaaggggagggagagcattaagacaaatacctaatgcatggggggttaaaacctagatgacaggttgatacgTGAAGCAGACCACCATGGAAcatgtttacccatgtaacaaacctgcacattcaacacatctatcccagaacttaaagtaaaaaaataagtaaattaaaaaattttaaaaacagattcctAGGAAATTTTATCTCTCTGAGCTCCAGGTAGATTCTGAGTTTGAAGTGTGCTCCATAAAAGCAGTCTGAGTAATTATTACAGTGAATGCCATCAGACAACCTTCCAAACTAGTTGAATAAAGAACGTGTCAAAGATTACAAGTATAAAGGAATTCCCAGCAAGGAATTTACTAGGCATTTCTACTTCTTAAGGAGCACATTCCTACTCCTAAGGAGCACAggactttctgtttctgctttttgtttaGTGTTtcagttttggtttggttttaacTTACCAGAACATGTCACGCCAGCATCTTCATTGTGATTGCAATAATGCTTTCCCCATTCATGGTGTTTACATTGCCAGACAGCAGGTTCATGTCCCTGGCAAGAAACACTGTCAAGCCAGATGTGTCCAAATCCCTCACTGGCATTAACTCGACCAATGGCGGTGACGGTAGTTGGACATCCCAGTTGCTTGCATGCCACAGCAGCATCATAACTGTCCCAGCCGTCATCACATATTGTCCCCCATTCTCCTTGGAATCTCACTTCTAATCTTCCTGAACATTCAGTGACTCCATCCACCAGTCTCAGGCTCAGATCTGCTCCCTCTGTAACAGAGACACACAACAGGTCTGCGATAAGGAAGCAAGAACATGAGACTATAAATAGCTATACCTGAGATGAGttaagaaaaaagggagagataTAAGTGGAGACAGAGGAAACTGTGATGTACTGTACTACCACTGGAAATCATTCAAGATGGAAGGAGGAGTGGATCAGGCAAGAAGATGGGACATCTTGGTATAGACAGCATATACTACAGGAAGTGTTTCTAACAGGAGATCCAGGGACTGAATTTTATCTAGAGACCTGCTATTTGACCACCACAGAGTTCTTATTAgaactgtttactttttctggttaaaatatatttgcatgtgTTTAGGTGACACCCTCATCCTTCAGTTTGCCTCCATACTCAGCAATCCCTTTTGCCTCTGACTGCATTCTCCATTGATACTACCTAGCCTGTGTTGTATACCTGAACCTGTTGTGACCACTTCCTTAGTTTAAAAGCAGAGCAAAGAGAAAGGAGGCTTCAGTACTACAATTTTCACCTTCCCCAAATCAATATTCTTCAAAGTACAGACGTTGATTCTGAAGAATATTCTGTAATAAATTAAACTGGTTTTTTCCTCTGGcggtttccattttcattcccaCAATGTTATTTGTTGTGATTCCTCAGCATGTGCTAACTGGGGGCCTAGAGAAATTTTGATGGGTAAAAGAGAATGAAAGGTACAGTCTGTGTTTTTTCTACTCCAAATTCTTCACATTCTTAAGCTAACAAAATCTATCTTTCTTGTAGGAGTTCCATTCATTATGGTTCAGGCTATAGCTGA
This window harbors:
- the CD163 gene encoding scavenger receptor cysteine-rich type 1 protein M130 isoform X5 — encoded protein: MEAVSVICNQLGCPTAIKATGWANSSAGSGRIWMDHVSCRGNESALWDCKHDGWGKHSNCTHQQDAGVTCSDGSNLEMRLTNGGNMCSGRIEIKFQGLWGTVCDDNFNIDHASVVCKQLECGSAVSFSGSSNFGEGSGPIWFDDLICNGNESALWNCKHQGWGKHNCDHAEDAGVICSKGADLSLRLVDGVTECSGRLEVRFQGEWGTICDDGWDSYDAAVACKQLGCPTTVTAIGRVNASEGFGHIWLDSVSCQGHEPAVWQCKHHEWGKHYCNHNEDAGVTCSDGSDLELRLRGGGSRCAGTVEVEIQRLLGKVCDRGWGLKEADVVCRQLGCGSALKTSYQVYSKIQATNTWLFLSSCNGNETSLWDCKNWQWGGLTCDHYEEAKITCSAHREPRLVGGDIPCSGRVEVKHGDTWGSVCDSDFSLEAASVLCRELQCGTVVSILGGAHFGEGNGQIWAEEFQCEGHESHLSLCPVAPRPEGTCSHSRDVGVVCSRYTEIRLVNGKTPCEGRVELKTLGAWGSLCNSHWDIEDAHVLCQQLKCGVALSTPGGAHFGKGNGQVWRHMFHCTGTEQHMGDCPVTALGASLCPSEQVASVICSGNQSQTLSSCNSSSLGPTRPTIPEESAVACIESGQLRLVNGGGRCAGRVEVYHEGSWGTICDDSWDLSDAHVVCRQLGCGEAINATGSAHFGEGTGPIWLDEVKCNGKESRIWQCHSHGWGQQNCRHKEDAGVICSEFMSLRLTSEASKEACAGRLEVFYNGTWGSVGRSSMSETTVGVVCRQLGCADKGKINPASLDKAMSIPMWVDNVQCPKGPDMLWQCPSSPWEKRLASPSEETWITCDRKIKLQEGPTSCSGRVEIWHGGSWGTVCDDSWDLDDAQVVCQQLGCGPALKAFKEAEFGPGTGPIWLNEVKCKGNESSLWDCPARRWGHSDCGHKEDAAVNCTDIPVHKTPQKATTGRSSRQSSLIAVGILGVVLLAIFVALFFLTKKRRQRQRLAVSSRGENLVHQIQYQEMNSCLNADDLDLMNSSENSHESADFNAAKLISVSKFLSCFWNGTGGHSEAH
- the CD163 gene encoding scavenger receptor cysteine-rich type 1 protein M130 isoform X1, which gives rise to MSKLRMVLLEDSGFADFRRHFVNLSPFTIAVVLLLSACFVTSSLGGTDKELRLVDGENKCSGRVEVKVQEEWGTVCNNGWSMEAVSVICNQLGCPTAIKATGWANSSAGSGRIWMDHVSCRGNESALWDCKHDGWGKHSNCTHQQDAGVTCSDGSNLEMRLTNGGNMCSGRIEIKFQGLWGTVCDDNFNIDHASVVCKQLECGSAVSFSGSSNFGEGSGPIWFDDLICNGNESALWNCKHQGWGKHNCDHAEDAGVICSKGADLSLRLVDGVTECSGRLEVRFQGEWGTICDDGWDSYDAAVACKQLGCPTTVTAIGRVNASEGFGHIWLDSVSCQGHEPAVWQCKHHEWGKHYCNHNEDAGVTCSDGSDLELRLRGGGSRCAGTVEVEIQRLLGKVCDRGWGLKEADVVCRQLGCGSALKTSYQVYSKIQATNTWLFLSSCNGNETSLWDCKNWQWGGLTCDHYEEAKITCSAHREPRLVGGDIPCSGRVEVKHGDTWGSVCDSDFSLEAASVLCRELQCGTVVSILGGAHFGEGNGQIWAEEFQCEGHESHLSLCPVAPRPEGTCSHSRDVGVVCSSKTQKTSLIDSHTVKGTGLGSHSCLFLKPCLLPGYTEIRLVNGKTPCEGRVELKTLGAWGSLCNSHWDIEDAHVLCQQLKCGVALSTPGGAHFGKGNGQVWRHMFHCTGTEQHMGDCPVTALGASLCPSEQVASVICSGNQSQTLSSCNSSSLGPTRPTIPEESAVACIESGQLRLVNGGGRCAGRVEVYHEGSWGTICDDSWDLSDAHVVCRQLGCGEAINATGSAHFGEGTGPIWLDEVKCNGKESRIWQCHSHGWGQQNCRHKEDAGVICSEFMSLRLTSEASKEACAGRLEVFYNGTWGSVGRSSMSETTVGVVCRQLGCADKGKINPASLDKAMSIPMWVDNVQCPKGPDMLWQCPSSPWEKRLASPSEETWITCDRKIKLQEGPTSCSGRVEIWHGGSWGTVCDDSWDLDDAQVVCQQLGCGPALKAFKEAEFGPGTGPIWLNEVKCKGNESSLWDCPARRWGHSDCGHKEDAAVNCTDIPVHKTPQKATTGRSSRQSSLIAVGILGVVLLAIFVALFFLTKKRRQRQRLAVSSRGENLVHQIQYQEMNSCLNADDLDLMNSSENSHESADFNAAKLISVSKFLSCFWNGTGGHSEAH